One window from the genome of Actinomycetota bacterium encodes:
- a CDS encoding TIGR03960 family B12-binding radical SAM protein, whose translation MKSDSLEKILRLVQRPARYIDGEWNAVHKPHHEVDLKIALIYPDAYEIGLPNLGLQILYGILNDEDDVVAERAYAPWIDMERIMRERRIPLFALESRTPLISFDILGFSLQYEMTYTNILNALDLAGIPPYATDRDERYPLVIAGGPCAFNPEPLAPFFDLFVIGDGEEVVLELVEEYKKGRRLRVEGRKRSRVKGAKGELLKRLAGIEGIYVPQFYDVEYYPSGRVKKIQPNCRGIPKRVSKRTVKDLNDVKFPMLPLVPYVDVVHDRCSLEVMRGCTRGCRFCQAGIIYRPVRERSHKLILRAANDLLRETGYEEISLVSLSSSDYSLVQPTLKKLMDDHSQKGISISLPSLRLDTFSVELASQIQRVKKTGLTFAPEAGTQRLRDAINKCLTKEDLLATLKDVFESGWRKLKLYFMIGLPTETQGDLQGIVDLAHKIVDIGLSVAPKREWNKVRVTLSVASFVPKSHTPFQWVAQNPLPELEKKIEFLRKNLQSRYISLKWQDPKLSVLEAALARGDRRLSKVIERAFKIGCRFDAWTEQFNFDKWLKAFEESGVSLDFYAYRERSRDEVFPWDHINSGVNKEYLWNEYQRALSQTPTEDCRTGPCSECGVCQTFKLKPVLEREELCTSHREEIKK comes from the coding sequence GTGAAAAGTGATTCGCTGGAGAAGATACTCCGGCTAGTTCAAAGGCCCGCAAGATATATAGACGGCGAATGGAATGCGGTGCACAAACCACACCATGAGGTCGATCTCAAGATCGCACTGATCTATCCCGATGCCTATGAGATAGGCCTGCCCAATTTGGGTCTACAAATCCTTTACGGGATTTTAAATGACGAAGACGATGTGGTCGCAGAAAGAGCCTATGCTCCTTGGATAGACATGGAAAGGATCATGAGAGAAAGGAGGATTCCCCTCTTTGCCCTTGAATCTCGCACACCTCTAATTTCCTTCGATATCTTGGGTTTCTCCCTTCAATATGAGATGACCTATACGAACATCCTCAATGCCCTCGATTTGGCGGGAATCCCCCCTTACGCAACCGATCGTGATGAAAGATATCCTCTGGTCATTGCGGGAGGTCCTTGTGCCTTCAACCCGGAACCCCTTGCTCCCTTCTTCGACCTGTTCGTGATCGGGGATGGCGAGGAGGTCGTCCTCGAGCTCGTGGAGGAATATAAGAAAGGTCGAAGGTTGAGGGTTGAGGGTCGAAAAAGGTCGAGGGTCAAAGGTGCAAAAGGGGAACTTTTGAAAAGATTGGCGGGGATTGAGGGAATTTATGTTCCCCAATTTTATGATGTGGAATACTACCCCTCCGGTCGGGTCAAAAAAATCCAGCCCAACTGCAGAGGCATCCCCAAAAGAGTCTCAAAACGGACGGTCAAGGATCTGAACGATGTCAAATTTCCCATGCTCCCCCTCGTCCCCTATGTGGATGTCGTCCACGATAGATGCTCCCTGGAGGTGATGAGGGGCTGCACTAGGGGATGCCGCTTCTGCCAGGCGGGCATAATCTACCGACCGGTGAGGGAGCGTTCACATAAACTCATCCTCAGGGCGGCGAATGATCTGCTGCGGGAGACGGGTTATGAGGAGATATCCTTGGTCTCCCTAAGCTCCAGCGACTATAGTCTCGTCCAACCAACCTTGAAGAAGCTCATGGACGACCACTCACAAAAGGGTATCTCCATCTCCCTCCCCTCCCTTCGGTTGGATACCTTCTCCGTGGAACTGGCGAGTCAGATTCAAAGGGTTAAGAAGACGGGACTCACATTCGCCCCTGAGGCGGGAACCCAACGCCTCCGGGACGCGATAAATAAGTGCCTCACCAAGGAAGATCTCTTAGCCACCCTGAAAGATGTCTTTGAATCGGGCTGGAGGAAGTTAAAACTCTATTTCATGATAGGTCTACCCACAGAAACCCAAGGAGATCTTCAGGGAATAGTCGATCTCGCCCATAAGATAGTGGACATCGGGCTCTCTGTCGCTCCCAAAAGGGAATGGAATAAAGTTAGAGTTACCTTGAGCGTAGCCTCCTTCGTTCCAAAATCGCACACGCCCTTTCAATGGGTTGCCCAGAATCCCCTCCCCGAACTCGAGAAAAAGATCGAATTCTTAAGGAAAAACCTCCAAAGCAGATACATCTCCCTGAAATGGCAGGATCCCAAATTGAGTGTTCTGGAGGCCGCTTTGGCCAGAGGTGATAGAAGATTATCCAAGGTCATCGAAAGGGCTTTTAAGATAGGCTGCAGATTTGATGCCTGGACCGAGCAATTCAACTTCGATAAATGGCTAAAAGCCTTTGAAGAGAGTGGTGTCTCCCTCGATTTTTACGCCTATAGAGAGCGCTCCCGTGATGAGGTCTTCCCCTGGGATCACATAAATTCCGGGGTGAACAAGGAATACCTATGGAATGAATACCAAAGGGCCTTGAGTCAAACTCCAACCGAGGATTGCCGAACAGGTCCATGCTCCGAATGCGGAGTTTGCCAAACATTCAAGCTAAAACCGGTACTCGAAAGGGAGGAGTTATGCACCTCGCACAGAGAAGAAATCAAGAAATAG
- a CDS encoding DUF697 domain-containing protein produces the protein MPIKTRKIAKALRQVRKEASKDVNILVAGREGVDATGLIEELAPTHEQRAIFKTLTLEGKSTEELIEEACAVDFALILLDMTQQFDVDTLAFVVCLAELKKPFLIVVDDFDASGFEEFRERIKQFLEISPTRIVSISIKRGLGIRTLIQKILDRCNKEIALASRLPSFREAAIEKVIRETAARNALIGGITILPGSDMPILTANQIRMILKIAAIHGEKLTLARCKELLAVVGAGFTFRALARQLLDLLPGPGWIIKSGVAYGGTVALGRLAKKYFEGDRG, from the coding sequence TTGCCCATCAAAACGAGAAAAATCGCCAAAGCCCTAAGGCAGGTGAGGAAGGAGGCCTCCAAGGACGTAAACATCCTTGTCGCCGGAAGGGAGGGTGTCGATGCCACCGGGCTCATCGAAGAGCTTGCACCCACCCATGAACAGAGGGCTATCTTTAAAACCCTAACACTTGAGGGAAAATCGACCGAGGAACTCATAGAAGAGGCCTGTGCCGTAGATTTTGCCCTGATTTTGCTGGATATGACCCAGCAATTTGATGTAGATACCCTGGCTTTTGTCGTCTGCCTGGCGGAACTCAAGAAACCTTTCCTCATCGTCGTAGACGATTTCGATGCTTCTGGCTTTGAAGAATTCCGTGAGCGAATCAAACAATTTTTGGAAATATCACCGACAAGGATCGTCTCCATATCCATCAAAAGGGGTCTAGGGATACGGACCTTGATACAGAAGATTCTGGATCGATGCAACAAAGAAATCGCCCTGGCATCAAGACTGCCTTCCTTCAGAGAAGCGGCAATAGAGAAGGTGATCAGGGAAACAGCCGCAAGAAATGCCCTCATTGGAGGGATAACCATACTGCCGGGCTCTGATATGCCCATCCTCACCGCAAATCAGATAAGGATGATCCTCAAAATCGCAGCCATTCATGGTGAGAAACTCACATTGGCTCGATGTAAGGAGCTGCTGGCGGTTGTGGGGGCGGGGTTCACCTTTAGGGCTCTGGCTCGACAACTCCTTGACCTCCTACCGGGTCCGGGATGGATAATCAAGAGCGGAGTGGCCTATGGAGGCACGGTGGCATTGGGGAGGCTGGCAAAGAAATATTTCGAAGGTGATCGTGGGTGA
- a CDS encoding GxxExxY protein, with protein MENRDSLTERIIACCYRVHSELGPGFNEKIYHNALKLAFNKEGLKHETEKRFEVFYQSKKVGNFIVDLVVENKIVIEIKAVSGNIPDVFKYQMLSYLKASNLKVGLLVNFGNKSCQIKRFVF; from the coding sequence ATGGAAAACAGAGACTCTCTTACCGAACGAATTATAGCCTGTTGTTATCGAGTTCACTCTGAGTTAGGACCAGGATTCAATGAGAAGATATATCACAATGCACTTAAATTAGCTTTTAACAAAGAAGGGTTAAAGCATGAAACAGAGAAACGATTTGAAGTTTTTTACCAAAGCAAAAAAGTAGGTAATTTCATTGTAGATTTAGTTGTTGAAAACAAGATTGTAATTGAAATTAAGGCAGTAAGTGGCAATATTCCGGATGTTTTTAAATACCAAATGCTTTCTTATCTAAAGGCATCTAATTTAAAAGTTGGTTTGTTAGTCAATTTCGGCAATAAGAGCTGCCAGATTAAAAGATTTGTGTTTTAA
- the rodA gene encoding rod shape-determining protein RodA: MDLVKLVRRVDFILILAVIALLCYGTLMVYSATYPQEAQDPYYYLKRQITWVILGILVAVTISCLDYNWLRPYTTPIYILNIILLASVSFVGRSTLGAQRWIPIGFFLFQPSEFAKAMLIITLSAFLASRRGEITSAKDLSLAFAHIALPLILIFKQPDLGTALVLAAILMGMLLVAGTSLRNYVIIIAIGILICFLIIHFNLLKDYQMKRLIVYLNPDIDPLGAGYHLLQSKIAIGSGGFFGKGLFSGSQTNLRFVPAHHTDFIFAVIGEELGFLGAAILLGLYSVIIARGIRIATTARNLFGTLMAIGVVSMWLFQILVNVGMNLGIMPITGIPLPFISYGGSSMITNLIATGLLLNIYARRFK; the protein is encoded by the coding sequence GTGGATTTGGTTAAGCTCGTGCGACGAGTCGACTTCATTTTAATACTTGCGGTAATTGCCCTGCTTTGCTATGGAACCCTCATGGTTTATAGTGCCACTTATCCCCAGGAGGCACAGGATCCATATTACTATCTAAAGAGGCAGATCACTTGGGTTATCTTGGGCATCTTAGTCGCAGTGACCATATCCTGCCTGGACTATAATTGGCTTCGCCCTTATACCACACCCATTTATATCCTCAACATAATTTTGCTGGCTTCCGTCTCCTTCGTGGGGCGTTCAACGTTGGGAGCCCAGAGGTGGATACCCATTGGTTTCTTTCTCTTCCAACCTTCGGAATTCGCCAAAGCCATGCTCATCATCACCCTATCCGCCTTCCTGGCCAGCAGAAGGGGAGAGATAACCTCAGCAAAAGACCTATCCCTGGCCTTTGCCCATATTGCACTACCACTTATCCTAATTTTTAAGCAGCCCGATTTGGGGACTGCTCTCGTTTTGGCAGCCATACTTATGGGGATGCTCCTGGTGGCGGGGACTTCACTCAGGAACTATGTGATCATTATCGCCATCGGCATTCTCATTTGCTTCCTCATAATCCACTTCAACTTACTCAAAGATTACCAAATGAAGCGTCTGATCGTATACTTGAACCCGGATATAGATCCTTTAGGCGCCGGTTATCACCTCCTCCAATCGAAAATCGCCATCGGTTCTGGGGGGTTCTTCGGTAAAGGGTTATTCTCGGGGAGTCAAACCAATTTGAGATTCGTTCCGGCACACCACACCGATTTCATCTTCGCCGTGATCGGGGAGGAACTGGGATTCCTAGGCGCAGCTATCCTACTCGGTTTATATTCCGTCATAATCGCCAGGGGGATAAGGATCGCCACCACGGCCAGGAATCTATTTGGAACGTTGATGGCCATCGGTGTCGTTTCCATGTGGCTTTTTCAAATTCTGGTCAATGTGGGAATGAACTTGGGAATCATGCCCATCACCGGCATCCCCCTTCCCTTCATCAGTTACGGAGGGAGCTCGATGATCACCAATTTGATCGCCACCGGTCTACTTCTCAACATCTATGCACGAAGGTTCAAGTAG
- the mrdA gene encoding penicillin-binding protein 2 yields MVPEKIHIRVAIFGILALLVFSVLLGRLWFLQVLAGEKYAKLAEENRIRLVAVDAPRGTIYDRKGNVLVENRPSPAISVDPSIVKDKRDVLSQLAEVLGVSIHEIEEKLKEKKDPLKPVIVKKNVDEGTLAYIKEHQSEFPGVDIQIESVRDYPRGNLAAHILGYLGDISEEELKKEEYKHHSLGDFIGKTGVERQYESVLRGGKGGRQVEVDATGRPLRVLSKKDPVPGYNLTLTIDADIQQAAEEALAAAIETAHRHGHKDAAAGAVVVMDPRNGELLALASHPSYDPRLFKGGVSSKEWALLNDPSSHFPLNNRAIMCSYPPGSTFKPITAMAGMAEHLVSPRSAFKCTGRWTRFGERWAKSCWKRSGHGGIDLIRGIIHSCDVVFYEIGYMLHKTQEKFQEWSRRFGFGTLTGIDLPSEAKGRVPDKAWKRERYKNNPRYRIWLPGDTVNIAIGQGDLLVTPLQMANAYAAIANGGILYKPHVAKALLTPEGRVSYEFKPQELGKLELPPGIIGATQIALKRVVSQGTASGAFAGFPVPVAGKTGTAQVFGKDDFAWFACYAPADDPRYVAVVLVEQGGHGGSTAAPAARRILSHIFNVPLPGPVDVIDVSR; encoded by the coding sequence ATGGTCCCGGAAAAGATTCACATAAGGGTGGCCATCTTTGGCATACTCGCTTTATTGGTGTTCAGCGTGTTATTGGGAAGGCTTTGGTTTTTGCAGGTTTTAGCGGGTGAGAAGTATGCCAAGTTGGCCGAGGAAAATCGAATAAGACTGGTTGCCGTGGATGCTCCCCGGGGAACCATCTACGACCGCAAGGGAAATGTCCTCGTTGAAAACCGTCCCAGCCCCGCTATCTCCGTGGATCCCTCCATCGTGAAGGATAAAAGAGATGTTCTCTCCCAGCTAGCCGAAGTTCTTGGTGTAAGCATCCACGAAATCGAGGAAAAGCTGAAAGAGAAGAAGGATCCCTTAAAACCGGTGATCGTCAAGAAAAATGTGGATGAAGGAACCCTCGCTTATATCAAGGAGCATCAATCCGAGTTTCCCGGGGTTGATATTCAAATCGAATCCGTTAGAGACTATCCCAGAGGAAATCTCGCCGCTCACATTCTTGGATACCTTGGGGATATCTCGGAGGAAGAATTGAAAAAGGAAGAATATAAGCATCACAGCTTAGGGGATTTCATCGGTAAAACCGGGGTTGAAAGACAGTACGAGTCGGTCTTGCGAGGCGGAAAGGGAGGACGGCAAGTAGAAGTCGATGCCACCGGAAGACCCTTGAGGGTTCTCAGCAAGAAGGACCCTGTACCCGGCTACAACCTCACGCTCACCATAGATGCAGACATACAACAGGCTGCCGAAGAAGCCCTGGCAGCCGCCATCGAAACTGCTCATAGGCATGGGCACAAAGATGCAGCCGCTGGAGCCGTCGTGGTCATGGATCCCAGAAACGGGGAGCTATTGGCTTTAGCGAGTCATCCCTCCTATGATCCCCGTCTTTTCAAGGGCGGGGTTTCGAGCAAAGAGTGGGCGCTGTTAAACGATCCCTCGAGCCATTTCCCCTTAAATAACCGGGCGATAATGTGTTCATATCCCCCTGGTTCGACCTTTAAGCCCATCACCGCGATGGCCGGAATGGCTGAGCATCTGGTCTCGCCCAGAAGCGCCTTTAAATGTACCGGCAGATGGACTCGCTTTGGCGAGCGTTGGGCTAAATCTTGTTGGAAACGCTCCGGCCACGGAGGAATCGACTTGATCAGAGGAATCATCCACTCCTGCGATGTGGTATTCTATGAAATTGGTTATATGCTCCATAAAACCCAGGAGAAGTTCCAGGAATGGTCACGAAGGTTTGGATTTGGTACCCTCACCGGAATTGATCTCCCCTCGGAAGCCAAGGGAAGGGTTCCCGACAAAGCTTGGAAAAGGGAGCGATATAAGAATAATCCACGATACCGGATCTGGCTTCCAGGAGATACGGTAAATATCGCAATTGGACAGGGCGATTTGCTGGTCACCCCGCTTCAAATGGCCAATGCTTATGCGGCAATCGCCAATGGCGGCATTCTTTACAAACCTCATGTAGCCAAGGCTCTTTTAACTCCAGAGGGTAGGGTTTCCTATGAATTTAAACCGCAGGAATTGGGAAAATTGGAATTGCCCCCGGGGATCATCGGTGCTACGCAAATTGCTCTGAAGAGAGTGGTCTCTCAAGGAACGGCGAGTGGAGCCTTTGCGGGCTTCCCCGTACCCGTGGCCGGAAAGACCGGTACCGCCCAGGTCTTTGGAAAAGACGACTTTGCCTGGTTCGCATGCTACGCACCGGCGGATGATCCTCGATACGTAGCCGTAGTCCTTGTTGAGCAGGGTGGGCACGGTGGATCCACGGCGGCTCCAGCAGCCAGACGGATTTTGAGTCACATATTCAACGTGCCACTACCGGGACCGGTTGATGTCATCGATGTGTCACGATAA
- a CDS encoding Stp1/IreP family PP2C-type Ser/Thr phosphatase gives MKLRYAALTDAGRVREINEDGYLATGRVFAVADGMGGHQAGEIASTIALKSLEKSLKELPSRMNMQKRIKTSIHRANLAIMEEAGEPGRSGMGTTLTVVVPTRNRIHIGHVGDSRAYLFRDGKLQRLTEDHSLVAQMVRDGRLNPSEAEIHPLRSVLTRALGTPSVEIDLFSTESRLKDKILLCTDGLTSMLKEKEIGEILSENLNPQTLCQKLVEAANDRGGIDNVTVILIEISGIPKRSKRRILTALKLIKMSGRRGIWSRKRFT, from the coding sequence ATGAAATTGAGATATGCCGCTTTGACCGATGCCGGTCGGGTCAGGGAAATAAACGAAGATGGTTACCTGGCCACGGGGAGAGTTTTCGCCGTAGCTGATGGCATGGGTGGACACCAAGCGGGTGAGATAGCCAGCACCATAGCCCTGAAAAGCCTGGAAAAAAGCTTAAAGGAATTGCCTTCCCGAATGAACATGCAAAAACGCATAAAGACCAGCATCCACAGGGCAAACCTTGCGATCATGGAAGAAGCCGGAGAACCCGGTCGATCCGGAATGGGCACCACCCTCACGGTCGTGGTCCCCACGAGGAACAGGATACACATTGGACATGTCGGCGATAGCCGGGCGTATTTATTCAGAGACGGGAAACTCCAAAGGCTTACCGAGGACCACTCCCTGGTCGCTCAGATGGTTAGGGATGGAAGGTTGAATCCATCGGAGGCAGAAATTCACCCCTTGAGAAGCGTGCTCACCAGAGCCCTAGGTACCCCCTCCGTTGAGATCGACCTATTCTCCACCGAATCGAGACTTAAGGATAAGATCCTTTTGTGCACCGATGGTCTGACCTCAATGCTCAAGGAGAAAGAGATCGGGGAGATCTTGAGCGAGAATCTCAATCCCCAAACCCTCTGCCAAAAACTTGTGGAAGCCGCCAATGACCGAGGCGGAATCGACAATGTAACGGTCATCCTGATTGAGATATCCGGAATCCCTAAAAGATCCAAGAGAAGAATCTTAACGGCTTTAAAATTGATTAAAATGTCTGGAAGAAGGGGAATATGGTCCCGGAAAAGATTCACATAA
- a CDS encoding FHA domain-containing protein, protein MFNLVLLLLKYIFVGLLYLFLLFIVVVIYKDISAKSLHPRLIVLEGSAEIGKVFPLRDGLTIGRSPDNDIVLANSFVSHIHARILEKDGAYLIEDLNSTNGTFLREKRISKPAQLKSGDRIRIGKTLLEFVE, encoded by the coding sequence ATGTTTAATTTAGTTCTCCTCCTTCTTAAATACATCTTTGTTGGTCTTCTGTATCTATTTTTACTGTTCATAGTGGTAGTAATCTATAAAGATATCTCTGCCAAATCCCTCCATCCACGGTTAATCGTCCTTGAAGGTTCAGCGGAAATCGGCAAGGTCTTCCCCCTTCGAGATGGTTTAACAATCGGTCGCTCCCCCGATAATGACATCGTTCTCGCCAATTCCTTCGTTTCCCACATCCACGCACGCATCTTAGAAAAGGATGGAGCCTATCTCATCGAGGACCTTAACAGCACAAATGGTACATTTTTGAGGGAAAAGAGAATTTCGAAACCAGCTCAATTGAAATCAGGGGACAGGATCAGAATTGGGAAGACACTTCTGGAGTTCGTGGAGTGA